The following nucleotide sequence is from Sander vitreus isolate 19-12246 chromosome 3, sanVit1, whole genome shotgun sequence.
TCTTGTCCATTGACTTAGACGTTACTTAAGTAGGTAGAAAGTTACAATtacataaaatgttattttactaTCTGCACACTTATCACATTATTGTGACAGCATTATCTTCTCAAACAACTGTGAACCATGATGTTAACTATATCACAAGAGGTAGATGATGACTGGCACATAAAATGATTAGCCTAGTCTTTAATGTTTTGGACTTCAACTAAACTCTAAAAACGTTTTACAATCTTACTGCAGCGGTTCTACTTAGTCTTCCGGAAGGATTCCTCAGGATTTAGCTTAATCTTTAGTTGCTTGTTTTGGAGCATTGTCTCACTGAGGATCCCAGTTTGTCAGCCAGCAGAAAAGGGTTGAGGTGGCAGTACTGAGGAACAAATGAAGAAAGTTCACGGTTACTTTCAGATGAGACTGAAACAAATCTTTGGTTACTATCAAAGGTTTCATTGTGCAGTTGCTACAAAGAGTTATTCTTTCTGTAAAAACTGTGTGTTTCATTTGATTCTTGAATGCAAAACGTGGGTCAACTTTACTTTCTCTCTGAAGGCAGTCAGTAGTTAACCCTTAAAAAGCATTTCAGCCACAGCAAACTCAGAAAATGAGCTACCTGTGGTGTTGACTCTGAGTTGGACCATGGTTTATCCGATATCTGGATTTTGAAATCCGGAAAGAAACGGGATCTCTGGAGGATTGCTGCCATCTCTCCATTTACCTCCACTGCCACATCTTTCTGCATAACACAAAAGAAGACATTGACCTAATCGTTCCAAAGTGAATatgcaggattttttttctctgaaattATAAAAGTATAACACATATAGACTAACGTTTTCTATTATTGGAACAATAAGCCACAGGTTAGTAGAATCCCTTGTGTAAACATTGATAAAGTAATTCAGTATTTGTCTGATTGGCATTCTCTGGTGGGACTTTAGTTATACCTTGAAGCAGTGGGAGGAATCAAAGTCCAGCTGATCTAGGAAATCTGCCACAGTTCCTTTATATGTCACTGTTGCCTCAGACACGACTTGACTTTGGGGCAGTTTAAAGAGCCGATAAGTGCCCGAAGCATAGTTGACGTCACCTGCAAAATGAAGAACTGGCTCAACTGTAGAGTAAATATTATCTTTGCAGGTCGTCAAAAGTcaatgttgcctttttgttacCTGCTTTTGCTTTGAGCTCACTGTTGTAGATTTCAATCTGGCTGGCTGAAACAAGGTGTGGAGTGCTGAAACCTACGCTGTGTGCCAATGAAATGAGATCCTGCCAAAACAGAGAACTGCCCATTCCTTCACCTAGGCCAGAAATCAAAAGGTCACAGTCAGAGCGATGCAGGGATTCTTCTCTTATACATCCAATTTTAGATAATCCAATGTTATTTTACCCCACAGGACTGTATCTTCCTTCATGTGATCAGGAACAACTTTGCTGGCAAACATGTCACTGAAATACAGTTCACCTCCCTCCTGTGTAGAATGAGTGATGAGACCCATTAACAGTGTGTTCCTCTACATGTTTCGTTTTACACAATGTGGTTGGTAGAAATTCTTCGTACTAACCTTTAGGACATTGTAAGCTTGCTGTAGAACTGCCCTTTTATCAGGACACAAACAGATTACACAGTTGGATCTGGATATATGAGGGAAAATAGTTTTGTTTATCAACTAATCAAAGCCGTCTTATTGTAATAGACGATAGCGTCCACTGACAGATCATGTAGAATTCATGCTTTCAACCTACAGCACAACATCCACTGAGTCACTCTGTATGCCAGCTTCACTGAGCTTCTCCATGTACCCCTGGACAAATGTGACGTTGGGCTTCTCATAGCCAAACTTCTTTTGATGATACTCGATGTACTGACGAGACGCTGTGATCTAAAGAAATGCTAGTTAAATCAGTAGAAAGCACAGAAATCAAGCATCAAACGTGAACATGCATGTGTAATCACTAGTTCCTCCGTCATATCGATCCCTGTGACATGTCCGCTCTGTCCAACGAGTTTACTGAAGGCATAACAGTCTCTGCCAGAGCCGCTGCCGAGGTCCAGGACTCTGCAGCCCTCAAGTTTCGCTGGAAAGGGAAG
It contains:
- the LOC144515428 gene encoding arsenite methyltransferase isoform X2, with amino-acid sequence MATFDDVRENVKKYYGSRLESSGDLQTSAASCSLSCCPVSTSVTDALSQVHLEVTKRFFGCGLPFPAKLEGCRVLDLGSGSGRDCYAFSKLVGQSGHVTGIDMTEELITASRQYIEYHQKKFGYEKPNVTFVQGYMEKLSEAGIQSDSVDVVLSNCVICLCPDKRAVLQQAYNVLKEGGELYFSDMFASKVVPDHMKEDTVLWGEGMGSSLFWQDLISLAHSVGFSTPHLVSASQIEIYNSELKAKAGDVNYASGTYRLFKLPQSQVVSEATVTYKGTVADFLDQLDFDSSHCFKKDVAVEVNGEMAAILQRSRFFPDFKIQISDKPWSNSESTPQYCHLNPFLLADKLGSSVRQCSKTSN
- the LOC144515428 gene encoding arsenite methyltransferase isoform X1; the protein is MATFDDVRENVKKYYGSRLESSGDLQTSAASCSLSCCPVSTSVTDALSQVHLEVTKRFFGCGLPFPAKLEGCRVLDLGSGSGRDCYAFSKLVGQSGHVTGIDMTEELITASRQYIEYHQKKFGYEKPNVTFVQGYMEKLSEAGIQSDSVDVVLSNCVICLCPDKRAVLQQAYNVLKEGGELYFSDMFASKVVPDHMKEDTVLWGEGMGSSLFWQDLISLAHSVGFSTPHLVSASQIEIYNSELKAKAVLHFAGDVNYASGTYRLFKLPQSQVVSEATVTYKGTVADFLDQLDFDSSHCFKKDVAVEVNGEMAAILQRSRFFPDFKIQISDKPWSNSESTPQYCHLNPFLLADKLGSSVRQCSKTSN